One Bombus pascuorum chromosome 4, iyBomPasc1.1, whole genome shotgun sequence DNA segment encodes these proteins:
- the LOC132906279 gene encoding short-chain dehydrogenase/reductase family 16C member 6-like isoform X1 has product MQSYCAMHPIKDEMVIVGSRITYSSFTIWLFLSIEFVITTLLSIFLRILKIFKSLLPEPPRDLTGDVVLVAGATSSLGKSLAAEFVKSGCSVICVDNDHELIEETASRLKQQHLISDEAKPRDREDDSSRCSSTISAYECDFSNRDDIRRTAQKVKDDIGKINTLVTCIGNSSEDIFDTTSKTLMTHFWTVLAFLPMILDQKRAYIIGVTPIASNKDAYHGSRAAVMSFMECMCQELSHHSNDLTFLAFSPIRECSTSRENEERVAKNIVKAVQTNRYNMSVSWISKSLYHISCMIYNGITLLTEWTHFQGCDYHA; this is encoded by the exons ATGCAATCATACTG TGCAATGCATCCCATAAAAGACGAGATGGTGATCGTGGGCTCAAGAATAACATACTCTTCCTTCACCATTTGGCTCTTTCTCAGCATTGAATTCGTAATTACTACGTTGCTATCAATTTTCCTGAGAATCCTTAAGATATTCAAATCTCTGCTGCCGGAACCACCGAGAGATTTGACTGGAGACGTAGTTTTG GTGGCCGGTGCTACTTCCTCTTTAGGCAAATCCCTCGCGGCTGAATTCGTGAAAAGCGGGTGTTCCGTTATCTGCGTGGACAACGATCACGAGTTAATCGAGGAAACAGCATCGAGATTGAAACAACAGCATCTCATCAGCGACGAAGCCAAGCCGAGGGACAGAGAGGACGATTCTTCACGATGCAGCTCGACTATATCTGCTTACGAGTGCGATTTCTCAAATAGAGATGACATTAGAAGAACAGCCCAAAAAGTGAAAGACGATATCGGAAAGATCAACACTTTAGTGACCTGTATTGGCAATTCGAGCGAGGACATCTTCGACACGACCAGCAAGACTTTAATGACTCATTTTTGG ACAGTCCTCGCGTTTCTTCCAATGATATTGGATCAAAAACGAGCCTATATAATCGGAGTGACCCCAATCGCATCGAATAAAGACGCTTATCATGGTTCCAGGGCAGCTGTAATGA GTTTCATGGAATGCATGTGTCAAGAATTGAGCCATCATAGTAACGATTTAACATTTTTGGCATTCTCTCCAATTAGAGAATGCAG TACATCGAGAGAGAACGAAGAACGAGTGGCCAAGAACATTGTGAAAGCAGTACAGACCAATCGGTATAATATGAGCGTCAGCTGGATATCCAAATCGCTGTATCACATAag ttgtATGATCTACAACGGAATAACGTTGCTCACAGAGTGGACCCACTTTCAAGGATGCGATTATCACGCGTAA
- the LOC132906279 gene encoding short-chain dehydrogenase/reductase family 16C member 6-like isoform X2: MHPIKDEMVIVGSRITYSSFTIWLFLSIEFVITTLLSIFLRILKIFKSLLPEPPRDLTGDVVLVAGATSSLGKSLAAEFVKSGCSVICVDNDHELIEETASRLKQQHLISDEAKPRDREDDSSRCSSTISAYECDFSNRDDIRRTAQKVKDDIGKINTLVTCIGNSSEDIFDTTSKTLMTHFWTVLAFLPMILDQKRAYIIGVTPIASNKDAYHGSRAAVMSFMECMCQELSHHSNDLTFLAFSPIRECSTSRENEERVAKNIVKAVQTNRYNMSVSWISKSLYHISCMIYNGITLLTEWTHFQGCDYHA; this comes from the exons ATGCATCCCATAAAAGACGAGATGGTGATCGTGGGCTCAAGAATAACATACTCTTCCTTCACCATTTGGCTCTTTCTCAGCATTGAATTCGTAATTACTACGTTGCTATCAATTTTCCTGAGAATCCTTAAGATATTCAAATCTCTGCTGCCGGAACCACCGAGAGATTTGACTGGAGACGTAGTTTTG GTGGCCGGTGCTACTTCCTCTTTAGGCAAATCCCTCGCGGCTGAATTCGTGAAAAGCGGGTGTTCCGTTATCTGCGTGGACAACGATCACGAGTTAATCGAGGAAACAGCATCGAGATTGAAACAACAGCATCTCATCAGCGACGAAGCCAAGCCGAGGGACAGAGAGGACGATTCTTCACGATGCAGCTCGACTATATCTGCTTACGAGTGCGATTTCTCAAATAGAGATGACATTAGAAGAACAGCCCAAAAAGTGAAAGACGATATCGGAAAGATCAACACTTTAGTGACCTGTATTGGCAATTCGAGCGAGGACATCTTCGACACGACCAGCAAGACTTTAATGACTCATTTTTGG ACAGTCCTCGCGTTTCTTCCAATGATATTGGATCAAAAACGAGCCTATATAATCGGAGTGACCCCAATCGCATCGAATAAAGACGCTTATCATGGTTCCAGGGCAGCTGTAATGA GTTTCATGGAATGCATGTGTCAAGAATTGAGCCATCATAGTAACGATTTAACATTTTTGGCATTCTCTCCAATTAGAGAATGCAG TACATCGAGAGAGAACGAAGAACGAGTGGCCAAGAACATTGTGAAAGCAGTACAGACCAATCGGTATAATATGAGCGTCAGCTGGATATCCAAATCGCTGTATCACATAag ttgtATGATCTACAACGGAATAACGTTGCTCACAGAGTGGACCCACTTTCAAGGATGCGATTATCACGCGTAA
- the LOC132906293 gene encoding estradiol 17-beta-dehydrogenase 11-like, producing MSRMKSIFTFSHLLYDLFVFSMRITFAMTVAAFKMIVPSRSKNLLGETVLITGAGHGIGRELAIQLASLGCIIVCWDVDTEANRSTMSLVSKNGGEAYGFVVDVSKRLEVREAARLMRKVGVPEVSILINNAAVLYHCPFLNQDTDIIEKTFNVNVLSNFWTIETFLPTMMQNGKGHVVCVCSMCGIYGVSQKVAYCSSKFAVRGLMEALYEELRLDSKYTNIRFTTIYPFYVDTGLARDPKYRFPYIFGVVSPGYAAGEIIKAVRRNYTEYSIPRCLLTLNSINRLVPESAMRLVLDFLANVDRKCREKLAVRETVAS from the exons atGTCCCGTATGAAAAGTATCTTCACATTTTCTCATTTGCTGTATGATCTTTTTGTCTTTTCTATGAGGATTACTTTCGCCATGACTGTAGCTGCTTTTAAAATGATTGTACCCTCTcgatcaaagaatttactagGCGAAACGGTGttg ATAACCGGTGCTGGTCATGGAATTGGCCGCGAATTGGCTATACAATTAGCTTCTTTGGGTTGCATAATCGTTTGTTGGGATGTAGATACCGAAGCAAATCGGTCGACGATGAGTCTGGTATCAAAAAATGGTGGAGaa gCTTACGGTTTCGTAGTCGATGTATCGAAAAGATTAGAAGTCCGAGAGGCAGCGAGATTAATGAGAAAAGTTGGCGTGCCAGAAGTGTCTATCCTGATTAATAACGCCGCTGTATTATATCATTGCCCTTTTTTGAATCAAGACACGGATATCATAGAAAAGACGTTCAACGTTAATGTTTTATCAAACTTTTGG ACGATAGAAACTTTTTTACCCACCATGATGCAAAATGGAAAAGGACATGTAGTTTGCGTGTGTAGCATGTGTGGTATATATGGTGTGTCCCAAAAAGTAGCGTACTGTTCTTCCAAATTTGCTGTAAGAG GTTTGATGGAGGCTCTTTACGAGGAGCTGCGATTAGACAGCAAGTATACTAACATACGATTTACAACCATTTATCCATTTTACGTGGATACTGGGCTAGCCAGAGATCCAAAATATAG GTTTCCTTATATATTTGGTGTAGTATCACCCGGATATGCAGCGGGAGAAATAATCAAAGCAGTTAGAAGAAATTATACCGAATACTCTATTCCTAGATGTCTTCTTACCCTAAATTCCATTAACAg ATTGGTTCCTGAAAGTGCGATGAGGTTGGTCCTTGATTTCTTGGCGAATGTGGATCGTAAATGCAGAGAAAAACTTGCAGTCCGTGAAACTGTCGCTTcgtaa
- the LOC132906253 gene encoding zinc finger CCCH domain-containing protein 14 isoform X1: MDIRGIEVTNQLRSAIRAKLLELGIRYDEELPDYILVMVVNKKSRQQMHEDLYLFLENCTTPFVDWLHDQVLKKLQKVTVAKKKSLREFVPTVVVKQEEERKKRKTSTTSFLEDQAANQTIDKSSNKSVKDDKSFHKQNTKTFLSSQKLETTQNKIIDKLVKVANNETKSEGAANHIVPQQSVPKRIETNDIESMNTNKEFSTFESSNNKSRDSHVETKMDDTPSRNLKRPLDTTNSYKDSLEKKQSEVKRSKIEEDGENRTDDNTKKLKSCVNKPKVTSVVSVKNRLGVVSPRKKFEVHREKTDIESRYRQTEKRRLDNRNNNFPRGRPFDTEDRTKRNREIELKHESDKVSSIRTRLGNSKVEKASKNLELREKVNSNLKSKSAEKTTGTIKDRLGIATVNKSPKQLGNKESIEFKSKPLEQDRDTLSNNKNIKNRLGPLKNNFKPVSVKSGFNSSIRRSQSSEDEDYLNLGAEEELDDDPQSVGTSGPIKSHIIAVNKPVPIKTDRKRLKSLAKSNKECSDAEEEVEETKIPSKVIVTPRPLKPLQPTQKRATQSLLLRAVAEANQSVVTQKNPEPSLLKLSQEKKQTLKHLKPAAVRDVGQNLSVHLNSNKRLVMEKIQVELNTDVSESKSKAYVPQPVTEEHMGVVMSLFQRSDDNQKFLVTLNGYNTNLMKEKVASDDDERLEMEVNEDDELALSTIQNDIYTQNESETSVFQVTEIETEGDISVKERTEENNENCNTENVEKIEEIPKKRRKLSPIIYNRSRLPSPTDLKSSTLLTNPLLTKRLDKKPLTENTVTVIDKSKEKCRYWPNCTLGNKCAYLHPLIMCSAFPACKFGDKCAYKHPKCKFGLSCTKLGCVFSHPAQQCKYHPFCTKPACPYSHPMPVAVEASSQRAKFTWRRQD; encoded by the exons ATGGACATACGCGGGATAGAAGTTACGAATCAATTGCGG aGTGCTATTCGTGCTAAATTATTGGAATTAGGGATAAGATACGATGAGGAACTGCCAgattatattttagtaatggTTGTAAATAAAAAGTCTCGTCAACAGATGCACGAGgatctatatttatttctggAAAATTGCACAACTCCATTTGTCGATTGGTTGCATGATCaagtattgaaaaaattgcagaAGGTTACTGTAGCTAAGAAAAAATCATTGAGGGAGTTTGTGCCTACAGTCGTTGtaaaacaagaagaagaaagaaaaaagaggaagacgTCAACAACTTCCTTTCTGGAAGATCAAGCTGCTAATCAGACTATTGATAAGTCTTCCAATAAAAGTGTGAAAGATGATAAATCATTCcataaacaaaatacaaaaacatTCTTATCTAGTCAAAAATTGGAGACaacgcaaaataaaattatagataaaCTTGTAAAAGTTGCCAATAACGAGACTAAATCAGAAGGAGCAGCAAATCACATCGTTCCCCAGCAATCAGTACCAAAAAGAATAGAGACAAATGATATTGAAAGTATGAAtacaaataaagaattttcaacttttgaatcttctaataataaatctaGAGACAGTCATGTTGAGACAAAAATGGACGATACACCAtctagaaatttaaaaagaccACTAGACACAACAAATAGTTATAAGGATAGTTTGGAGAAAAAGCAAAGCGAAGTAAAAAGGTCAAAAATCGAGGAGGATGGAGAGAATAGAACAGATGATAACACAAAGAAATTGAAGTCTTGCGTTAATAAACCAAAAGTTACATCTGTTGTATCTGTAAAAAATCGTTTAGGTGTGGTATCACCTAGGAAAAAGTTTGAAGTTCACAGAGAGAAAACAGATATCGAAAGTCGGTATAGACAGACTGAAAAGCGTCGGTTGGATAAtcgcaataataattttccaaggGGAAGACCTTTTGATACGGAGGATCGTACGAAGAGGAACCGTGAGATCGAATTGAAACATGAATCTGATAAAGTTAGTAGTATAAGAACTCGACTGGGTAATTCCAAGGTCGAAAAAGCATCCAAAAATTTAGAGTTAAGGGAGAAAGTAAATTCTAATCTAAAGTCGAAATCGGCAGAAAAAACAACGGGTACGATTAAAGATCGCTTAGGGATCGCAACTGTTAATAAATCACCTAAACAATTAGGGAATAAAGAATCTATAGAATTTAAAAGCAAACCTTTGGAACAAGATCGCGATACTTTGTccaacaataaaaatataaagaatagaTTGGGACCattgaagaataattttaagcCGGTTAGCGTTAAGTCTGGCTTTAATTCGTCAATCAGACGTTCTCAAAGTAGCGAGGATGAGGACTACCTCAATCTAGGCGCAGAAGAGGAATTAGACGATGACCCACAATCCGTGGGTACAAGTGGACCTATTAAATCCCATATAATAGCTGTAAATAAACCTGTACCAATTAAGACTGATAGAAAACGACTGAAATCGTTAGCAAAAAGTAACAAGGAATGCAGCGATGCGGAGGAAGAAGTTGAGGAAACTAAGATACCCAGTAAAGTAATTGTAACACCAAGACCTCTAAAACCATTGCAACCAACGCAAAAACGTGCCACGCAATCGCTTTTATTAAGAGCTGTAGCCGAGGCAAATCAATCTGTTGTTACGCAAAAGAATCCAGAGCCATCCTTATTG aaACTTTCGCAGGAGAAGAAGCAAACGTTGAAACATCTTAAACCAGCTGCTGTGCGAGATGTGGGTCAAAATTTATCAGTACATTTGAATTCCAATAAAAGATTGGTTATGGAAAAAATACAAGTAGAATTAAATACAGATGTTTCAGAATCGAAATCAAAGGCTT ATGTACCGCAACCAGTTACCGAGGAACATATGGGTGTCGTAATGTCTTTATTCCAAAGGAGTGACGACAACCAAAAATTTTTAGTTACACTCAATGGATATAACACTAATTTAATGAAAGAGAAAGTGGCATCTGACGACGATGAACGACTGGAAATGGAG GTGAATGAGGATGACGAACTTGCACTATCAACAATtcaaaacgatatatatactCAGAATGAATCAGAAACTTCTGTCTTTCAAGTAACGGAAATTGAAACTGAAGGTGATATAAgtgtaaaagaaagaacggAGGAGAACAATGAAAATTGCAATACGGAGAACGTAGAGAAAATCGAAGAGATAccaaaaaaaagaagaaaattaagcccaattatttataatagatCTCGTTTACCAAGTCCCACAGATTTAAAATCCAGCACATTATTAACGAATCCATTATTAACTAAac GTCTAGATAAAAAACCACTAACAGAAAACACGGTAACGGTGATAGATAagtcgaaagaaaaatgtagataTTGGCCGAATTGTACATTAGGAAATAAGTGCGCGTATCTTCATCCCCTCATTATGTGCAg TGCATTTCCTGCGTGTAAGTTTGGAGACAAGTGTGCTTACAAACATCCCAAATGTAAATTCGGCTTGTCCTGCACAAAACTAGGATGCGTGTTCTCTCATCCCGCCCAGCAGTGCAAGTATCATCCATTCTGCACCAAACCAGCGTGTCCATATTCTCACCCGATGCCGGTCGCTGTGGAGGCGTCTAGTCAAAGGGCGAAGTTCACGTGGCGCAGACAAGATTGA
- the LOC132906253 gene encoding zinc finger CCCH domain-containing protein 14 isoform X2 — MDIRGIEVTNQLRSAIRAKLLELGIRYDEELPDYILVMVVNKKSRQQMHEDLYLFLENCTTPFVDWLHDQVLKKLQKVTVAKKKSLREFVPTVVVKQEEERKKRKTSTTSFLEDQAANQTIDKSSNKSVKDDKSFHKQNTKTFLSSQKLETTQNKIIDKLVKVANNETKSEGAANHIVPQQSVPKRIETNDIESMNTNKEFSTFESSNNKSRDSHVETKMDDTPSRNLKRPLDTTNSYKDSLEKKQSEVKRSKIEEDGENRTDDNTKKLKSCVNKPKVTSVVSVKNRLGVVSPRKKFEVHREKTDIESRYRQTEKRRLDNRNNNFPRGRPFDTEDRTKRNREIELKHESDKVSSIRTRLGNSKVEKASKNLELREKVNSNLKSKSAEKTTGTIKDRLGIATVNKSPKQLGNKESIEFKSKPLEQDRDTLSNNKNIKNRLGPLKNNFKPVSVKSGFNSSIRRSQSSEDEDYLNLGAEEELDDDPQSVGTSGPIKSHIIAVNKPVPIKTDRKRLKSLAKSNKECSDAEEEVEETKIPSKVIVTPRPLKPLQPTQKRATQSLLLRAVAEANQSVVTQKNPEPSLLEKKQTLKHLKPAAVRDVGQNLSVHLNSNKRLVMEKIQVELNTDVSESKSKAYVPQPVTEEHMGVVMSLFQRSDDNQKFLVTLNGYNTNLMKEKVASDDDERLEMEVNEDDELALSTIQNDIYTQNESETSVFQVTEIETEGDISVKERTEENNENCNTENVEKIEEIPKKRRKLSPIIYNRSRLPSPTDLKSSTLLTNPLLTKRLDKKPLTENTVTVIDKSKEKCRYWPNCTLGNKCAYLHPLIMCSAFPACKFGDKCAYKHPKCKFGLSCTKLGCVFSHPAQQCKYHPFCTKPACPYSHPMPVAVEASSQRAKFTWRRQD; from the exons ATGGACATACGCGGGATAGAAGTTACGAATCAATTGCGG aGTGCTATTCGTGCTAAATTATTGGAATTAGGGATAAGATACGATGAGGAACTGCCAgattatattttagtaatggTTGTAAATAAAAAGTCTCGTCAACAGATGCACGAGgatctatatttatttctggAAAATTGCACAACTCCATTTGTCGATTGGTTGCATGATCaagtattgaaaaaattgcagaAGGTTACTGTAGCTAAGAAAAAATCATTGAGGGAGTTTGTGCCTACAGTCGTTGtaaaacaagaagaagaaagaaaaaagaggaagacgTCAACAACTTCCTTTCTGGAAGATCAAGCTGCTAATCAGACTATTGATAAGTCTTCCAATAAAAGTGTGAAAGATGATAAATCATTCcataaacaaaatacaaaaacatTCTTATCTAGTCAAAAATTGGAGACaacgcaaaataaaattatagataaaCTTGTAAAAGTTGCCAATAACGAGACTAAATCAGAAGGAGCAGCAAATCACATCGTTCCCCAGCAATCAGTACCAAAAAGAATAGAGACAAATGATATTGAAAGTATGAAtacaaataaagaattttcaacttttgaatcttctaataataaatctaGAGACAGTCATGTTGAGACAAAAATGGACGATACACCAtctagaaatttaaaaagaccACTAGACACAACAAATAGTTATAAGGATAGTTTGGAGAAAAAGCAAAGCGAAGTAAAAAGGTCAAAAATCGAGGAGGATGGAGAGAATAGAACAGATGATAACACAAAGAAATTGAAGTCTTGCGTTAATAAACCAAAAGTTACATCTGTTGTATCTGTAAAAAATCGTTTAGGTGTGGTATCACCTAGGAAAAAGTTTGAAGTTCACAGAGAGAAAACAGATATCGAAAGTCGGTATAGACAGACTGAAAAGCGTCGGTTGGATAAtcgcaataataattttccaaggGGAAGACCTTTTGATACGGAGGATCGTACGAAGAGGAACCGTGAGATCGAATTGAAACATGAATCTGATAAAGTTAGTAGTATAAGAACTCGACTGGGTAATTCCAAGGTCGAAAAAGCATCCAAAAATTTAGAGTTAAGGGAGAAAGTAAATTCTAATCTAAAGTCGAAATCGGCAGAAAAAACAACGGGTACGATTAAAGATCGCTTAGGGATCGCAACTGTTAATAAATCACCTAAACAATTAGGGAATAAAGAATCTATAGAATTTAAAAGCAAACCTTTGGAACAAGATCGCGATACTTTGTccaacaataaaaatataaagaatagaTTGGGACCattgaagaataattttaagcCGGTTAGCGTTAAGTCTGGCTTTAATTCGTCAATCAGACGTTCTCAAAGTAGCGAGGATGAGGACTACCTCAATCTAGGCGCAGAAGAGGAATTAGACGATGACCCACAATCCGTGGGTACAAGTGGACCTATTAAATCCCATATAATAGCTGTAAATAAACCTGTACCAATTAAGACTGATAGAAAACGACTGAAATCGTTAGCAAAAAGTAACAAGGAATGCAGCGATGCGGAGGAAGAAGTTGAGGAAACTAAGATACCCAGTAAAGTAATTGTAACACCAAGACCTCTAAAACCATTGCAACCAACGCAAAAACGTGCCACGCAATCGCTTTTATTAAGAGCTGTAGCCGAGGCAAATCAATCTGTTGTTACGCAAAAGAATCCAGAGCCATCCTTATTG GAGAAGAAGCAAACGTTGAAACATCTTAAACCAGCTGCTGTGCGAGATGTGGGTCAAAATTTATCAGTACATTTGAATTCCAATAAAAGATTGGTTATGGAAAAAATACAAGTAGAATTAAATACAGATGTTTCAGAATCGAAATCAAAGGCTT ATGTACCGCAACCAGTTACCGAGGAACATATGGGTGTCGTAATGTCTTTATTCCAAAGGAGTGACGACAACCAAAAATTTTTAGTTACACTCAATGGATATAACACTAATTTAATGAAAGAGAAAGTGGCATCTGACGACGATGAACGACTGGAAATGGAG GTGAATGAGGATGACGAACTTGCACTATCAACAATtcaaaacgatatatatactCAGAATGAATCAGAAACTTCTGTCTTTCAAGTAACGGAAATTGAAACTGAAGGTGATATAAgtgtaaaagaaagaacggAGGAGAACAATGAAAATTGCAATACGGAGAACGTAGAGAAAATCGAAGAGATAccaaaaaaaagaagaaaattaagcccaattatttataatagatCTCGTTTACCAAGTCCCACAGATTTAAAATCCAGCACATTATTAACGAATCCATTATTAACTAAac GTCTAGATAAAAAACCACTAACAGAAAACACGGTAACGGTGATAGATAagtcgaaagaaaaatgtagataTTGGCCGAATTGTACATTAGGAAATAAGTGCGCGTATCTTCATCCCCTCATTATGTGCAg TGCATTTCCTGCGTGTAAGTTTGGAGACAAGTGTGCTTACAAACATCCCAAATGTAAATTCGGCTTGTCCTGCACAAAACTAGGATGCGTGTTCTCTCATCCCGCCCAGCAGTGCAAGTATCATCCATTCTGCACCAAACCAGCGTGTCCATATTCTCACCCGATGCCGGTCGCTGTGGAGGCGTCTAGTCAAAGGGCGAAGTTCACGTGGCGCAGACAAGATTGA